A region of Pseudopipra pipra isolate bDixPip1 chromosome 10, bDixPip1.hap1, whole genome shotgun sequence DNA encodes the following proteins:
- the POLR2D gene encoding DNA-directed RNA polymerase II subunit RPB4, protein MAAGGSDPRAADVEEDASQLVFPKEFETAETLLNSEVHMLLEHRKQQNESAEDEQELSEVFMKTLNYTARFSRFKNRETIASVRSLLLQKKLHKFELACLANLCPETAEEAKALIPSLEGRFEDEELQQILDDIQTKRSFQY, encoded by the exons ATGGCGGCGGGCGGCAGCGACCCGCGGGCGGCGGACGTGGAGGAGGACGCCTCGCAGCTCGTCTTCCCCAAAG AGTTTGAAACTGCGGAAACCCTTCTGAACTCCGAGGTGCACATGCTGCTCGAGCATCGCAAGCAGCAGAACGAGAGCGCAGAGGACGAGCAGGAGCTGTCAGAAGTCTTCATGAAAACCTTGAATTACACAGCGCGCTTCAGCCGCTTTAAAAACCGGGAGACCATCGCCAGTGTGCGCAG TTTGCTGCTCCAGAAAAAGCTCCATAAGTTTGAATTGGCATGTTTGGCTAACTTGTGTCCTGAGACAGCTGAGGAAGCCAAAGCTCTGATTCCAAG CCTGGAGGGCCGCTTTGAAGATGAAGAATTGCAGCAGATTCTCGATGACATTCAGACTAAACGCAGCTTCCAATATTAA